A single region of the Xiphias gladius isolate SHS-SW01 ecotype Sanya breed wild chromosome 17, ASM1685928v1, whole genome shotgun sequence genome encodes:
- the dpf2 gene encoding zinc finger protein ubi-d4 isoform X2, with protein MAAVVENVVKLLGEQYYRDAMEQCHNYNARLCAERSVRMPFLDSQTGVAQSNCYIWMEKRHRGPGMAPGQLYTYPSRRWRKKRRSHPPEDPRLIFPPVKSELDLGVKKDALLSSDGSSLEALLKGESLDKRTTTELRGSEEDSNLSDYTGGLNPAARIRKRILEPDDFLDDLDDEDYEEDTPKRRGKGKGKGRGVGSSRKKLDTAALEDRDKPYACDICGKRYKNRPGLSYHYAHSHLAEEEGEEKDEIEVNEPALPLPEEPKTPKKGPDGLALPNNYCDFCLGDSKTNHKTGQSEELVSCSDCGRSGHPSCLQFTPVMMAAVKTYRWQCIECKCCNMCGTSENDDQLLFCDDCDRGYHMYCLNPPMSEPPEGSWSCHLCLDLLKDKASIYQNQNAPPS; from the exons ATGGCAGCTGTTGTTGAGAATGTTGTCAAACT gcTGGGAGAGCAGTACTACAGAGATGCCATGGAGCAATGTCACAACTACAATGCCAGGCTCTGTGCTGAGAGGAGTGTTCGAATGCCGTTCCTCGACTCTCAGACCGGTGTGGCTCAGAGCAActgctacatttggatggaaaagaGACACAGGGGACCAG GCATGGCTCCAGGGCAGCTCTACACCTACCCAtccaggaggtggaggaagaaacGGCGATCTCATCCTCCAGAGGACCCCCGGCTTATCTTCCCCCCTGTCAAGTCAG aGCTAGACTTAGGTGTGAAGAAGGATGCTCTGTTGTCATCAGATGGCAGCAGCCTGGAAGCCCTACTCAAAGGGGAGTCCTTGGACAAACGGACGACCACAGAACTCCGAGGATCTGAAGAAGATTCAAACCTGAGTGACTACACTGGAGGCCTGAACCCTGCAGCTCGCATTAGAAAG AGAATCCTCGAGCCTGATGACTTCCTAGATGACCTAGATGATGAAGACTATGAGGAAGACACACCTAAAAGAAGAGGCAAAGGGAAAGGGAAG GGTCGAGGAGTAGGCAGTAGCAGGAAGAAGTTGGATACAGCAGCACTGGAGGACAGAGACAAGCCGTACGCCTGTGACA TCTGTGGGAAGCGCTACAAGAACCGCCCCGGCCTGAGCTACCACTACGCCCACTCCCACCTggctgaggaggagggtgaagagAAGGATGAGATTGAGGTCAATGAGCCTGCCTTGCCGCTGCCTGAGGAGCCTAAAA CTCCCAAGAAAGGCCCAGATGGTCTCGCGTTGCCTAATAATTACTGTGATTTCTGCCTGGGAGACTCCAAAACCAATCACAAGACTGGTCAGTCAGAGGAGCTGGTGTCCTGCTCCGACTGTGGACGCTCGG GCCACCCGTCTTGCCTGCAGTTCACTCCTGTAATGATGGCCGCTGTAAAGACGTACCGCTGGCAGTGCATAGAGTGCAAGTGCTGCAACATGTGCGGCACCTCAGAGAATGAC GATCAGCTTCTGTTCTGTGACGACTGTGATCGAGGCTATCACATGTACTGTCTCAACCCACCTATGTCTGAACCTCCAGAGG GGAGCTGGAGCTGTCATCTATGTCTGGACCTGTTGAAAGACAAGGCATCCATATACCAGAACCAGAACGCCCCACCATCGTGA
- the dpf2 gene encoding zinc finger protein ubi-d4 isoform X3, which produces MEVLGEQYYRDAMEQCHNYNARLCAERSVRMPFLDSQTGVAQSNCYIWMEKRHRGPGMAPGQLYTYPSRRWRKKRRSHPPEDPRLIFPPVKSELDLGVKKDALLSSDGSSLEALLKGESLDKRTTTELRGSEEDSNLSDYTGGLNPAARIRKRILEPDDFLDDLDDEDYEEDTPKRRGKGKGKGRGVGSSRKKLDTAALEDRDKPYACDICGKRYKNRPGLSYHYAHSHLAEEEGEEKDEIEVNEPALPLPEEPKTPKKGPDGLALPNNYCDFCLGDSKTNHKTGQSEELVSCSDCGRSGHPSCLQFTPVMMAAVKTYRWQCIECKCCNMCGTSENDDQLLFCDDCDRGYHMYCLNPPMSEPPEGSWSCHLCLDLLKDKASIYQNQNAPPS; this is translated from the exons ATGGAAGT gcTGGGAGAGCAGTACTACAGAGATGCCATGGAGCAATGTCACAACTACAATGCCAGGCTCTGTGCTGAGAGGAGTGTTCGAATGCCGTTCCTCGACTCTCAGACCGGTGTGGCTCAGAGCAActgctacatttggatggaaaagaGACACAGGGGACCAG GCATGGCTCCAGGGCAGCTCTACACCTACCCAtccaggaggtggaggaagaaacGGCGATCTCATCCTCCAGAGGACCCCCGGCTTATCTTCCCCCCTGTCAAGTCAG aGCTAGACTTAGGTGTGAAGAAGGATGCTCTGTTGTCATCAGATGGCAGCAGCCTGGAAGCCCTACTCAAAGGGGAGTCCTTGGACAAACGGACGACCACAGAACTCCGAGGATCTGAAGAAGATTCAAACCTGAGTGACTACACTGGAGGCCTGAACCCTGCAGCTCGCATTAGAAAG AGAATCCTCGAGCCTGATGACTTCCTAGATGACCTAGATGATGAAGACTATGAGGAAGACACACCTAAAAGAAGAGGCAAAGGGAAAGGGAAG GGTCGAGGAGTAGGCAGTAGCAGGAAGAAGTTGGATACAGCAGCACTGGAGGACAGAGACAAGCCGTACGCCTGTGACA TCTGTGGGAAGCGCTACAAGAACCGCCCCGGCCTGAGCTACCACTACGCCCACTCCCACCTggctgaggaggagggtgaagagAAGGATGAGATTGAGGTCAATGAGCCTGCCTTGCCGCTGCCTGAGGAGCCTAAAA CTCCCAAGAAAGGCCCAGATGGTCTCGCGTTGCCTAATAATTACTGTGATTTCTGCCTGGGAGACTCCAAAACCAATCACAAGACTGGTCAGTCAGAGGAGCTGGTGTCCTGCTCCGACTGTGGACGCTCGG GCCACCCGTCTTGCCTGCAGTTCACTCCTGTAATGATGGCCGCTGTAAAGACGTACCGCTGGCAGTGCATAGAGTGCAAGTGCTGCAACATGTGCGGCACCTCAGAGAATGAC GATCAGCTTCTGTTCTGTGACGACTGTGATCGAGGCTATCACATGTACTGTCTCAACCCACCTATGTCTGAACCTCCAGAGG GGAGCTGGAGCTGTCATCTATGTCTGGACCTGTTGAAAGACAAGGCATCCATATACCAGAACCAGAACGCCCCACCATCGTGA
- the dpf2 gene encoding zinc finger protein ubi-d4 isoform X1, whose amino-acid sequence MQLTFLKQDERVCVIEHRLGEQYYRDAMEQCHNYNARLCAERSVRMPFLDSQTGVAQSNCYIWMEKRHRGPGMAPGQLYTYPSRRWRKKRRSHPPEDPRLIFPPVKSELDLGVKKDALLSSDGSSLEALLKGESLDKRTTTELRGSEEDSNLSDYTGGLNPAARIRKRILEPDDFLDDLDDEDYEEDTPKRRGKGKGKGRGVGSSRKKLDTAALEDRDKPYACDICGKRYKNRPGLSYHYAHSHLAEEEGEEKDEIEVNEPALPLPEEPKTPKKGPDGLALPNNYCDFCLGDSKTNHKTGQSEELVSCSDCGRSGHPSCLQFTPVMMAAVKTYRWQCIECKCCNMCGTSENDDQLLFCDDCDRGYHMYCLNPPMSEPPEGSWSCHLCLDLLKDKASIYQNQNAPPS is encoded by the exons ATGCAGTTGACGTTTCTGAAACAGGACGAACGAGTCTGCGTGATAGAACACCG gcTGGGAGAGCAGTACTACAGAGATGCCATGGAGCAATGTCACAACTACAATGCCAGGCTCTGTGCTGAGAGGAGTGTTCGAATGCCGTTCCTCGACTCTCAGACCGGTGTGGCTCAGAGCAActgctacatttggatggaaaagaGACACAGGGGACCAG GCATGGCTCCAGGGCAGCTCTACACCTACCCAtccaggaggtggaggaagaaacGGCGATCTCATCCTCCAGAGGACCCCCGGCTTATCTTCCCCCCTGTCAAGTCAG aGCTAGACTTAGGTGTGAAGAAGGATGCTCTGTTGTCATCAGATGGCAGCAGCCTGGAAGCCCTACTCAAAGGGGAGTCCTTGGACAAACGGACGACCACAGAACTCCGAGGATCTGAAGAAGATTCAAACCTGAGTGACTACACTGGAGGCCTGAACCCTGCAGCTCGCATTAGAAAG AGAATCCTCGAGCCTGATGACTTCCTAGATGACCTAGATGATGAAGACTATGAGGAAGACACACCTAAAAGAAGAGGCAAAGGGAAAGGGAAG GGTCGAGGAGTAGGCAGTAGCAGGAAGAAGTTGGATACAGCAGCACTGGAGGACAGAGACAAGCCGTACGCCTGTGACA TCTGTGGGAAGCGCTACAAGAACCGCCCCGGCCTGAGCTACCACTACGCCCACTCCCACCTggctgaggaggagggtgaagagAAGGATGAGATTGAGGTCAATGAGCCTGCCTTGCCGCTGCCTGAGGAGCCTAAAA CTCCCAAGAAAGGCCCAGATGGTCTCGCGTTGCCTAATAATTACTGTGATTTCTGCCTGGGAGACTCCAAAACCAATCACAAGACTGGTCAGTCAGAGGAGCTGGTGTCCTGCTCCGACTGTGGACGCTCGG GCCACCCGTCTTGCCTGCAGTTCACTCCTGTAATGATGGCCGCTGTAAAGACGTACCGCTGGCAGTGCATAGAGTGCAAGTGCTGCAACATGTGCGGCACCTCAGAGAATGAC GATCAGCTTCTGTTCTGTGACGACTGTGATCGAGGCTATCACATGTACTGTCTCAACCCACCTATGTCTGAACCTCCAGAGG GGAGCTGGAGCTGTCATCTATGTCTGGACCTGTTGAAAGACAAGGCATCCATATACCAGAACCAGAACGCCCCACCATCGTGA